The genomic stretch GCATGTAATTAGTTTTTCAAATAAATTAGGAATAAAATGTATTACTGGGAAAGTAGATGTTCCAAAGTATGCAGAGGAGAATAAACTTTCAATTGAAGAAGCTGCGAGAAAGTTGAGATATGAATTTTTAGAGAGAAATATAAAAACACAGAGGTGTAATAAGTTAGCTGTTGCTCATAACTTAAATGATCTTGTGGAAAATGTTTTATTTCGTTTATCTAGAGGGGCAGGTCCTTTCGGATTGCCTGGTATGAAACCTAAAAATGGGAATACAATTAGACCACTTTTGTTTTTTTCAAAAGATGAAATATTGGAATTTGCCAAAAAAAATGGAATAGATTATGTAATAGATGAAACAAATTTAAATACCATATATACAAGAAATTTTATTAGACATGAAATAGTTCCCCTTTTTAAACAATTAAATCCAAGTTTTGAAAGATCAGTGAAAAGGTTAATTGAAAATATATGGGATTTAGACGAATTTATTGAAAAACAATTAAATGTAAAAATTTATAAAATAAGAGGAAGGTTGTATTTTGATGTTTTGGATGATACGTTCCTCTTTGTTGAGTTTATAAGGCGGATAACTATAAATTATTATGGAAAAGCTCCAGATAAAGAAAAGTTGGATAGATTAAAAGGAGTTTTAAGTAGAAGAAAAACAACTTTTAAAATAAGCTTTTGGAATAATTTTGGATTAGAAGTTTCATATGGTAAAGCTCTTTTAGGTGAATTTCTATTGAAAGATGATTTCGAATATGTGGTTCATAAAAATGAAACAATTGATTTAGATCCTTTTGTGGTTAAATTAGAAAATAATGGTATAATTATTAATAAAGATAAAATTAAAGGTGAGTTGATTTTGAGAAATTGGAGAAATGGGGACAAAACAAAAACTGGAAAGAAAATAAAAGAAATTTTTGTTTCAAAAAAGATTCCTTCTTTTTTAAGAAGGATAATACCTGTGTTTGCAGATAAGGAAAAAATCATTTACATTCCTAAAGTGTATATTGATAAAGAATGTTTATGTAAAAATCTTGATGACAAAAATAATGTAATAGGGATAAATGTGCAGTTGAAAGGAGGTTTTTCATTTTGAACAAAGGAATAGGATCAATAATAATTGGGCTGTTAATTATTCTTTCTTTGTTTTGGATTTTTGAAAGTGTTTTTTTTAACGGCAGTACTACTGAGACAACCATGTACTATAGTGACTTTATTAAAAGGGTAAATTCTGAATCTTCTGATATTGCAGAGATAACCATTAAAGATGATGGTAATATAGTTTTAACGACTATCTCAGGGAGAAAGTATAATATATATGCTCCATGGGTAAAATATGATATGAATTTAATTAACGAATTGGTTAATAAAGGTATCAGAGTTGGTGGTGAAAAAGGAGTTGACAGCTCATTTTGGGTTAATATCGTAGGTAATTTACTTTTCTTTGTTTTGATGCTTTTTATGTTTGGTTTCTTAATTCGAGGTCTTGGACGTGGAAATAATCAAGCATTTAGTTTTACAAAAAGCAGGGCTGAAAAAGTGATGCCGGGTAAAAAACGTGTAACATTTAAAGATGTTGCAGGTGTGGATGAAGCTGTAGATGAACTTCGAGAAGTTGTTGAATTTTTAAGAAATCCCACTAAATTCAATAAAATTGGTGCAAGAATGCCAAAAGGAATTCTTTTGGTTGGGCCTCCAGGAACAGGAAAAACATTACTAGCTCGTGCAGTAGCTGGTGAAGCAAATGTCCCATTTTTTCACATAAGTGGTTCTGATTTTGTAGAGCTATTTGTTGGTGTGGGTGCTGCTCGTGTAAGAGATTTATTTAATCAGGCAAAAGCGAATGCTCCATGTATAGTTTTTATTGATGAAATAGATGCTGTTGGTAGGCACAGAGGAGCAGGTCTTGGTGGTGGTCATGATGAACGTGAACAAACACTGAATCAGTTGTTAGTAGAAATGGACGGTTTCGACGTTAGAGAAGGAATTATTGTTATGGCCGCAACTAATAGACCAGACATTTTGGATCCTGCACTTTTAAGACCCGGTCGTTTTGATAAAAAGGTTGTTGTGGATCCACCTGATGTAAAGGGAAGGGAAGAAATCTTAAAAATACATCTTAAAGGAAAGCCGATAACTGAAGAAGTTGATATAAAAGTTTTAGCTAAAAGAACTACAGGCTTTGTTGGAGCTGATCTCGAAAATCTTATTAACGAAGCAGCTTTACTAGCAGCTAAAGATGGAAGAGATAAAATTAACATGTCAGACTTTGAAGAGGCGATTGATAGAGTGATTGCGGGGCCTGCAAGAAAGTCAAGAATTATTTCAGATAAGCAAAAAGAGATAGTTGCATATCATGAATTGGGACATGCAATAGTTGGAACAGCACTCCCGAATTCAGATCCAGTTCACAAGGTTTCTATTATTCCAAGAGGACATAGTGCTTTAGGATTCACATTACATTTGCCTGTTGAAGATAAATATTTAATTAGTAAAAAAGAATTAATAGATAATATTACGGCTCTTCTTGGAGGAAGAGCTGCAGAGGAATTGGTTTTTGGGGACGTTACGAGTGGGGCGGCAAATGATATCGAAAGAGCCACGGAAATGGCAAGAAAAATGGTTTGTGAACTTGGAATGAGCGAAAATTTTGGACCACTTGCTTGGGGTAAAACGGAACAAGAGATCTTTCTTGGGAAAGAAATTACGAGGATGAGAAATTACAGTGAAGAAGTTGCAAAGCTAATAGATAGTGAGGTACAAAATATAGTTAACACGTGCTATAACAAAGCAAAAGAAATACTTACTAGAAAAAGAGAAAAATTAGATGAACTTGCGAGCATATTGTTAGAAAAAGAAGAACTAAGCGGAGAAGAATTAAGAAATCTCCTCGAAGGGGATGATGTAAGTGTGGAGGAATATCGAAGGTCTGAGCAGAACGATTGATTTTACACCTGATGATTCGTTAATATGGGATGAAAATGACGAAATGGTATCTCTTCATTTGGTTTCTTCGAGTGGTTTGCTTAAGGAAGCTGTGAAACTTGGTGCGAAAGTTTTAGAAGAATTTTTACCGGAAGATTTAATTTCTGTTGTAACAAAAGCTTCGATAAAACATTATAATCCATGTGTAGTTGGCAAAACAATTGTGATTGGAGTTAGAGTAACAAACGTTGAAGGAAATTTAATCCAATTTTATAGCGTTATTACCAAAGAAAATAGAAAGATTGCGGAGATAGAATTTACTAGAGCAATTGTTTCGAAAAGTTATCTTAGGAGGAAAGTAATTGAGGAGACCGCGTAGAACAGAAGATTTCAGAGAGTTTTCTTATGTAAAAAAGTATAGTGATTCAGAGAAAAGGTTTAAAAAGTTTAATGGCAACCAAGAGGTTGCCTTAATTTTTCCTAATAATTACAAAGTTGCTTCTGCTTCCTTAGCTTGGAGCTGGGTTCAACAGCTTTTCTGGGAGGAAGGAGTTGCTGTTGAAAGGTTTTTCTATGAAAAATGGTTTAGAAAATTTTATTCAATAGAGACTTTTTCTCCTTTAGATCAATTTCGAGTTCTTATGTTTTCATTTCATTTCGAATTAGATTTAGAGAACATAGTGGAGATTTTGAATAAATTAGGTATTCCACCACTTGCGGAAATGAGAAAAGAGTATCATCCAACAATAATTATAGGAGGTCCTATAACATTTTTTAACGTTGAGTTGGTTAAACCAATTGCTGATATTGTAGTTGTAGGAGATCTAGAGTATAACATTAAGAACGTTTCTGAGGGAATAAAGTTGCTTTTAAGAAATAAAAAGGAAGGATTGAAATATTTTGAATTAGTTGATAATATATTGTCAAATATATTAAACTCAAGAGGTGTTTTAAGTTTAAAAAATTATGATATAAAACAAAAATTTCCTGTGTCACATTTTATTACACCATATTCAGAATTTAAAAATAAAAGGCTTATTGAAATTG from Thermosipho atlanticus DSM 15807 encodes the following:
- the tilS gene encoding tRNA lysidine(34) synthetase TilS, with amino-acid sequence MLDIKTFHEILKRWQLVEKNDKILVAVSGGVDSLVLLYLLNSLKKDLNIELVCATLNHGIRESAYKDVEHVISFSNKLGIKCITGKVDVPKYAEENKLSIEEAARKLRYEFLERNIKTQRCNKLAVAHNLNDLVENVLFRLSRGAGPFGLPGMKPKNGNTIRPLLFFSKDEILEFAKKNGIDYVIDETNLNTIYTRNFIRHEIVPLFKQLNPSFERSVKRLIENIWDLDEFIEKQLNVKIYKIRGRLYFDVLDDTFLFVEFIRRITINYYGKAPDKEKLDRLKGVLSRRKTTFKISFWNNFGLEVSYGKALLGEFLLKDDFEYVVHKNETIDLDPFVVKLENNGIIINKDKIKGELILRNWRNGDKTKTGKKIKEIFVSKKIPSFLRRIIPVFADKEKIIYIPKVYIDKECLCKNLDDKNNVIGINVQLKGGFSF
- the ftsH gene encoding ATP-dependent zinc metalloprotease FtsH, which gives rise to MNKGIGSIIIGLLIILSLFWIFESVFFNGSTTETTMYYSDFIKRVNSESSDIAEITIKDDGNIVLTTISGRKYNIYAPWVKYDMNLINELVNKGIRVGGEKGVDSSFWVNIVGNLLFFVLMLFMFGFLIRGLGRGNNQAFSFTKSRAEKVMPGKKRVTFKDVAGVDEAVDELREVVEFLRNPTKFNKIGARMPKGILLVGPPGTGKTLLARAVAGEANVPFFHISGSDFVELFVGVGAARVRDLFNQAKANAPCIVFIDEIDAVGRHRGAGLGGGHDEREQTLNQLLVEMDGFDVREGIIVMAATNRPDILDPALLRPGRFDKKVVVDPPDVKGREEILKIHLKGKPITEEVDIKVLAKRTTGFVGADLENLINEAALLAAKDGRDKINMSDFEEAIDRVIAGPARKSRIISDKQKEIVAYHELGHAIVGTALPNSDPVHKVSIIPRGHSALGFTLHLPVEDKYLISKKELIDNITALLGGRAAEELVFGDVTSGAANDIERATEMARKMVCELGMSENFGPLAWGKTEQEIFLGKEITRMRNYSEEVAKLIDSEVQNIVNTCYNKAKEILTRKREKLDELASILLEKEELSGEELRNLLEGDDVSVEEYRRSEQND
- a CDS encoding thioesterase family protein, whose amino-acid sequence is MWRNIEGLSRTIDFTPDDSLIWDENDEMVSLHLVSSSGLLKEAVKLGAKVLEEFLPEDLISVVTKASIKHYNPCVVGKTIVIGVRVTNVEGNLIQFYSVITKENRKIAEIEFTRAIVSKSYLRRKVIEETA